The following are encoded in a window of Maylandia zebra isolate NMK-2024a linkage group LG5, Mzebra_GT3a, whole genome shotgun sequence genomic DNA:
- the LOC101483175 gene encoding green-sensitive opsin: protein MAWEGGIEPNGTEGKNFYIPMSNRTGIVRSPFEYTQYYLADPIFFKLLAFYMFFLICTGTPINGLTLFVTAQNKKLRQPLNYILVNLAVAGLIMCCFGFTITITSAFSGYFILGSTFCAIEGFMATLGGEVALWSLVVLAIERYIVVCKPMGSFKFSGAHAGAGVLFTWIMAMACAAPPLFGWSRYIPEGMQCSCGPDYYTLAPGFNNESYVMYMFVVHFFVPVFVIFFTYGSLVMTVKAAAAQQQDSASTQKAEKEVTRMCVLMVMGFLIAWTPYASFAGWIFMNKGASFSALTAAIPAFFAKSSALYNPVIYVLMNKQFRNCMLSTIGMGGMVEDETSVSTSKTEVSSVS from the exons ATGGCTTGGGAAGGAGGAATTGAGCCCAATGGCACTGAAGGCAAGAACTTCTACATTCCCATGTCCAACAGGACTGGGATTGTTAGAAGTCCTTTTGAGTACACTCAGTATTACCTGGCAGACCCGATCTTTTTCAAGCTCCTGGCTTTCTACATGTTCTTCCTGATCTGCACTGGGACTCCCATCAACGGCCTGACATTGTTTGTAACTGCTCAGAACAAGAAGCTCCGGCAACCTCTCAACTATATCCTGGTCAACCTGGCTGTGGCTGGACTCATCATGTGCTGCTTTGGATTCACCATCACCATCACATCAGCTTTTAGTGGCTACTTCATTCTTGGATCCACCTTCTGTGCAATTGAGGGATTCATGGCCACACTAGGAG GTGAAGTTGCTCTCTGGTCACTTGTTGTCCTGGCTATTGAGAGATACATTGTGGTCTGCAAACCCATGGGAAGCTTCAAGTTCTCTGGAGCTCATGCTGGTGCTGGAGTACTCTTCACATGGATCATGGCAATGGCTTGTGCTGCACCTCCACTCTTTGGATGGTCCAG GTACATTCCTGAGGGAATGCAGTGTTCCTGTGGTCCTGACTACTACACACTGGCTCCAGGTTTCAATAATGAGTCATATGTCATGTACATGTTTGTTGTTCACTTCTTCGTTCCTGTCTTCGTCATTTTCTTCACTTATGGAAGCCTTGTGATGACAGTCAAAGCT gcagcagcacagcagcaggACTCAGCTTCTACCCAGAAAGCTGAGAAGGAAGTGACCCGTATGTGTGTCTTGATGGTCATGGGCTTCCTAATAGCTTGGACACCGTATGCTAGCTTTGCTGGTTGGATTTTCATGAACAAGGGAGCTTCTTTCAGTGCCCTCACTGCAGCCATCCCTGCTTTCTTTGCAAAAAGCTCAGCCTTGTACAACCCTGTTATCTACGTGCTAATGAACAAACAG TTCCGTAACTGCATGCTATCCACCATTGGAATGGGCGGCATGGTGGAGGATGAGACTTCAGTTTCAACAAGCAAGACAGAGGTGTCCTCTGTGTCTTAA